In Streptomyces alboniger, the following are encoded in one genomic region:
- the rpsS gene encoding 30S ribosomal protein S19: protein MPRSLKKGPFVDDHLVKKVDAQNEAGTKNVIKTWSRRSMIIPSMLGHTIAVHNGKTHIPVFVTESMVGHKLGEFSPTRTFRGHVKDDRKSKRR, encoded by the coding sequence ATGCCGCGCAGTCTCAAGAAGGGGCCCTTCGTCGACGACCACCTCGTAAAGAAGGTGGACGCCCAGAACGAAGCCGGCACCAAGAACGTCATCAAGACCTGGTCCCGTCGCTCGATGATCATCCCCAGCATGCTGGGCCACACGATCGCGGTGCACAACGGCAAGACCCACATCCCGGTGTTCGTCACCGAGTCGATGGTCGGCCACAAGCTCGGCGAGTTCTCGCCGACGCGCACCTTCCGGGGTCACGTCAAGGACGACCGGAAGTCGAAGCGCCGCTAA